The Punica granatum isolate Tunisia-2019 chromosome 4, ASM765513v2, whole genome shotgun sequence sequence AAAGAACGGAGATGGTCTCAAAACTGCCGCCATTTTTGGGCTACAAGATCGCCTGCACTTTCCAGTGGGGAGAGGAGGAAGGCAATTAGGGTTTTAACGGGTAGCGGGAGACTATTTATAGGCGATTTCGTAATGGGCCGACTTGTTTCATGTTCGGCCCAATTAGTTCTCCAAAATGGctcttattttatttccaaACAGTCAGTTAATCGCGAACCGTTCGATTGTTGTTCATCACAAATGTGTCGGTAATACCAATTATGCCAACCCGATCCATCCGAACATGGTCCAGAAAAATCTCACGGCTGTCGATGTATCTCGATTAATTTCCCTTCCTGGTTTCAGTAGCAAATGGAAAGGTCGATCGATTTCGGTGCGTATGATGAGACCATGACATATTCTGTCGCTCCATCTCTTCAAAACCCTGACGAGTCGAACCACTCAGTTAAATGAATAATGGATGAGGGAAGGACACACAACTAGTCAAAAGGGTTCAATTATTGCTTTCAAAGCATGCTTAGCGAACAGCAGTTCAATAATACAAGAGTTAAAAATTAACACCACAGATAAAACTACACCAATGTCCATTCAATCAGACTCGGCCTGACGATTAAGACCAGAAAAGGGGGGAAGGGAGAAAGAGAGCCGGAAGAAAGAAATCGATAGAGGGCTTACTTAGCAATTACCAAACAGCTGCGCTTCGGAGTTCCGACTCTATACGACTTAATACAGGTGGTGACTGAATCTCCATACACTActtccttcctcctcctcccccttaGTGCTTCTCGCATTTACGAGAAAACAGTTTCCCCTACCCTTTTCTTCCCGAGACCTTTCTTCTATTCACAAGCCAATTTGGTGTCGAAGCTGCTGAGGCAGATCGCGAATGCCTGGAAAGCGGACAGAGGATACCGGTAGTCCATTGTGAACATGTCCTTCCCGACCTTCCCGAACTGGAGTATGATCTTGTCATGATCGGATGGTGCAGGCTGGCTTGGGGTTGGGGTTGGGGCGCCAGCGGCCGGCTGGTTTGCCGCTATCAGCTGGAAGTTCTTCACGGATGCTACCGTGACTCTTCCCCGGAAGTTGAGGCACCAGCACTGCAACTGTTCATGCCACCTCGGTGCCTTGTTCCTGAGGACTAGAGGGCGTTCCTTCCCACCATCCTCTCCTTCCTCCCCCTCTGCCCCTCGGGTGGGTCCTGCAATGTCCGAGAACCGTGAGGAGCTGAACTCAGTCGAGGAGTCAATGAACTTGGAGAAGGAGATGCTCCGGAACGAGTCCTCAAGAGAGCGGGGGAGGAGCTCGGGTTGCCCTGGCACTGTCCCACCGGGCTCAAGGGCCGAAGTAGGGATTGAGTGCATCACACAGTGCATTCTACGAGGGCCCCGCGTGCCCAGCACATTCAGCTCATAGGTGACCTGGGCAATGTTGTAGCTCCCAGTGGGGACCTTGGGTGAAACTTTCTTAGAGTAGAACCTTCGACTCCGCCCCGGTGGAGACAGCTGGGTATTGTTGTATGGAGGCTGTGTGTCATAGATTATGAATTTGGTACCAAGGAAATTCGACCTGAAGTGAGATAGATAAACGATTAGCTCAATATGCAAAATTATCTACTTTTCCAGTTCTACTTCTACTTACTGATACAGTAGACAACTACATATAACCAAATAAATTGCCCTAAAAAATAAGCTACTATGTTTTTTGAACTACTCTGAGCATATATATCTGTGATGATCCGAGAGTGCAGGACTGACCAAGGAATAGATAAATTACAGCTAGGGCATCTTAAGAATATACTCCACCACCCAGTATTTCAAACATGAGTACGTAAAAGGATGCAAACCAAGTAATGTCTTTACAGTTTAGATGCAAAGAACAATTCAACCAAGTGTTGAAAACACAGACATCAGTTGCCGAAGTGCTTATATAGCACAAGCTGGGATGGACATACCGAAGGCTATCTAGGCAGAACCAACCTCAGAGGCTGTCTTAGTGAATAGTGATAAAGGTTACCCTTATAGTAACTGTGAATTATATCATCCAGccaaaaaacagaaaagaaaaaaaagtgtgaactATATTAATGTTGTGTTAAATGGGGAAATCTTGAAATTGTGATAGGAGGACATTAAATTGGAAGATATTGTATAATGTAACACGCGCCTGCATCATCCATAAAAGGAAACAATTCTCCCGCAGGGAAGTATCGGTTTGCATTAAATTCCTCACCTCAGTTTTCCGATGTAAGTACTACTTGATCTTGATATATTATCTGCATCCATGGAGATGACATACTCCGTATAGGTAGTTCTTCGCGTCCGTTTTGCAGAGAGAAGAAACTTTCCATTTTCAACAAGTAAAACTGAAGAAGGTACAGAATTAGTCAAACCACAAGCTCAATATAATAAGgtcatctaccaaaatattaCAAGTTATTTAGTCTGGGGTAATGCAGAAAGCTATTAGTAGAACAGCTGAATAATTCCAAGCGGCAAAGCACTTCACATCCAATTTCAACAGACCAAAAGAATTGAATTCTAAACAGGCTGAAATGTTTCCTTTCAAGGAAGAAGACTATAATTACACGCCAAAGAGGGAAATATAGATTTGGTTCGTGTAAAGATTGTATTCAGAAGCAATCAGTAGCTACTGTTTAGTCGATCAAAATAAACACAACAAAGAATACCCAACGGATCAGTTATTGAGGGATATTTGTTGTTTATTGCCGATAAACCCAAAGAGTGTCCATGATTTCTCATCCTTAGTGCAACTACAGTGATGTCAAGTGGCATTTGACCTAACATCTACAGTAGG is a genomic window containing:
- the LOC116206367 gene encoding tubby-like F-box protein 8, translating into MSFRSIVRDVRDGFGSLSRRSFDVRLLGHHRGKSHGSVHELHDPPPVIQNSRWASLPPELLHDVIKRLEASESTWPARKHVVACAAVCHSWREMCKEIVKNPEISGKITFPVSLKQPGPRDGTIQCFIKRDKSNLTYHLFLCLSPVLLVENGKFLLSAKRTRRTTYTEYVISMDADNISRSSSTYIGKLRSNFLGTKFIIYDTQPPYNNTQLSPPGRSRRFYSKKVSPKVPTGSYNIAQVTYELNVLGTRGPRRMHCVMHSIPTSALEPGGTVPGQPELLPRSLEDSFRSISFSKFIDSSTEFSSSRFSDIAGPTRGAEGEEGEDGGKERPLVLRNKAPRWHEQLQCWCLNFRGRVTVASVKNFQLIAANQPAAGAPTPTPSQPAPSDHDKIILQFGKVGKDMFTMDYRYPLSAFQAFAICLSSFDTKLACE